In the genome of Devosia rhizoryzae, the window CTGCCAAGGCACCGCAGGCGTTCTGAAAGTCTATGGCGATGCGGCAGTCATAGGCATATTCCTCGCAGTTGGCCATGGCGACATCCTGCGCGTCCACCTTGCTGCTGTAGTTGCGGCTATAGCCGATGGCCTGCGTCTCGGGCGAGTAGGCAATAGCGCCATATTCGGCAGCCAGCGCCGGAAAGCTCGTCATCAGGCACAGTGCAACAAGTGTCAGAAGTCGGATCATCCAAAAGCCCCCAAGGCACCGGAGCAAAGCACGGCGCCGAGGGTGCGGCTAGCCCCCTGCCCTTCGCGACTCAAAAGAAAAGACCCGCCTCTTGCGAAGCGGGCCTTGGTGTTGCCGGTGGCGGGTGACTACGGTTGATAAACCGACGCCACAGACAAGAAGGGGAAGCTGGCTGCGGCCAGCTCCAAATCAGTGGTCAGTTGATGACCGTCACGCGCGCTCCTACCGGAACGCGGGCGTAGAGGTCAATGATGTCCTGGTTCATGAGACGTATGCAGCCCGACGACACATTGGTGCCGATCGTATAGGGCTCGGTCGTGCCATGAATGCGGAACAGGGTGTCGTTGCCGTTCTTGTAGAGGTAAAGCGCGCGCGGCCCCAGCGGATTGGTCGGGCCCGGCTCCATGCCACCGGCATATGGGCCATAGCGGTCCGGTTCGCGGCGGATCATCGACTGGGTCGGGGTCCAGCGCGGCCAGGCAGCCTTGCGGCCGATCGTGGCGTCGCCACGGAACACCAGGGCTTCGTCCTTGCCGACGCCGACGCCGTAGCGCAGCGCGCGGTTGTTTTCCATGACGAGGTAGAGGTAGTGCGCCGGGGTATCGACCACGAGCGTGCCCGGACGCTCGGAGGTGAAATACTCCACTTCCTGGCGCCACCACTTGGGGTCCACGCGACGCAGATCCATCGCCTCAACGATATAGGGCTCGTTGGTCAACGTGCCATACATGGCCTGATAGTATGGATCGATGGTGGGCTCCTGCACGACCGGCTGGCGGGTTGTGGTGCAGGCGGAAAGCACGGTGGCGGAGGCGCCAAGCAGGAACAGGCGACGGGAAATCAACGCGGATACCTCAAAGACGGCAAGACGGGAGAAGGGCTGGTAGCGGCGAACCGCCTTGCCTTACGCAATACGCTTCTCGCTCTTAACGTGGCACCAATTGTGGCAGTTCCTCGCCACAATGTGATGCTCACGCCAACTGTTGCAGAGACGCTACAGTTTTGCGCTGACGAGGTCGTGAACAGCCTGCAACACAGCGGCCGCCGCATCAGCGGCTTCATGATCAGCCCCTTGCAGCGATTGGATTTCCACCCGCGGGAGAATATCGGCGTGGTGCTGCGCGTGATCGGCCGGAACCACTTCGTCGGCGCTGCCCTGCAGCAGGATAACTCGACCGACATTCGCAAGGTTCTGGATGTCGCCGCGATCCAGCGCAAATTCAGCCACATTCCAGTCGGCCGCGCTCCAGAACGGCACCGCAAGTAGCACCACACCAAGCAGGCCAGGTGGATTACCGTGGCGGGCAAGCGCTTGAAGCAGAGTCGACCCGCCCAGTGAGTGGCCGAGGGTGACGAACTCGCCCTCCACACTGGCAAGGGCCTCGGCTGTTGCCGCGATCCAGGGCGCAGCACTGGGTGCGTCGGGCTCCGGCATGGGAGGCGCCAGCAGCGTCCATCCGGCAGGCATCGTGGCGCGAAGGTTCGCGAGAAAGCGGGAGCTGCCTTCGCCCAGCCCCTGGGCTCCGGCGCTGTGGATAAAGAGGATCGTGGCCATCACCATCTCCTTGTTGCGCCACGACATTTCCGTCGCCCGCCGGGCGGGGATTGGCTAGCGTGGCGCAAACCGATTCAGGCTTGCGGGAGTGCCATGGAACAGAACGCCGATATTCCCATCTATGTCCAGATCATTTCCGGCACGATCCTGAGCGTTGCCCTGGTCAATCTCCTTACGGGCGCGGTGCGCTTTGTGCAGGAGCCGAGGACCCATAAGTTCAACGCGCTGCACGGGCTCTGGATCGTCTTCCTGCTGCTGTCGATCTTCATCTTCTGGTGGCAAGAGGGCCTTGCCTATAGCAGCGTGGTCTGGACCTTCGAGCTTTACCTCTTTCAGATCGTTTATTGCTCAACCTTCCTCTTCATGACCGCGATGCTGCTGCCGGAATCGGTGGAGGAATACGGCACCCACTACGATTACCTGATCACCAGGCGCGCCTGGTTCTACGGTTCGCTGATCGTGACCTTCTTGCTCGATATCGGCAATGTCACGATCAAGATGGGCTGGAACGAGGTGGTTGGCGACCCGGTCTATATGACGATGAATTCTATCGCGGTGCTGCTGCTGCTCGGCGGCATTCTGACGGTCAATCGATGGGTGCATCTGGCCATCGCCATCGTCTTCCTTGCGGTAACGATCTGGACCATTGTTGGATAGAAAAAGGCCCGGATCGCTCCGGGCCTTTTGTTTTCTCGAGACTGAAGCTTCGCCTTATTCGGCGGCCGCTTCTTCCTTGGTGATTTCCTTGCCGGTTGCCTGATCGACGACCTTCATGGAAAGGCGGACCTTGCCGCGCTCGTCAAAGCCGAGGAGCTTGACCCAGACCTTGTCGCCTTCCTTGACCACGTCGGTGGTCTTGGCAACGCGCTGGTCGGCCAACTGGCTGATATGGACGAGACCGTCCTTGGCACCGAAGAAGTTCACGAAGGCGCCGAAATCGGCGGTCTTGACCACGGTGCCCTGATAGATGGCGCCGACTTCGGCTTCGTCGGTGATCGAGCGGATCCACTTGATGGCCGCTTCGATCTGCGAACCGTCGGAGGACGAAACCTTTACGGTGCCGTCGTCTTCGATGTTGATCTTGGCGCCGGTCTTTTCGACGATCTCGCGGATCACCTTGCCGCCGGTGCCGATCACTTCGCGAATCTTGTCGGTCGGGATCTTGAGCGTTTCGATGCGGGGCGCGAACTCGCCCACTTCGCCACGCGATGCCGACAGGGCCTTGGCCATTTCGCCCAGGATGTGGATACGACCGCCCTTGGCCTGCTCGAGGGCGATCTTCATGATCTCCTCGGTAATGCCGGCAATCTTGATGTCCATCTGCAGCGAGGTCACGCCTTCTTCGGTGCCTGCCACCTTGAAGTCCATGTCGCCAAGGTGATCCTCGTCGCCAAGAATGTCCGAGAGAACGGCGAACTTTTCGCCTTCAAGGATCAGGCCCATGGCGATACCGGCCACCGGGCGCTTCATCGGCACGCCGGCATCCATCAGTGCCAGCGAGGTGCCGCAGACGGTTGCCATCGACGAAGAACCATTCGACTCAGTGATCTCCGACACGACGCGAACCGTGTAGGGGAACTCTTCCATCGAGGGACGGATCGGGTTGATGGCGCGCCAGGCGAGCTTGCCGTGGCCGATTTCGCGGCGACCGGGCGAGCCCATTCGGCCAGCTTCACCGACCGAATAGGGCGGGAAGTTGTAGTGCAGGAGGAAGTTCTGCTTGTAGGTGCCTTCGAGCGAATCGATGAACTGCTCGTCATCGGCAGTGCCGAGGGTGGCAACCACCAGCGCCTGGGTTTCGCCACGGGTGAAGATGGCAGAACCATGGGTGCGCGGCAGAACGCCGACTTCGGCGAGGATCGGGCGAACGGTCGAGAGATCACGGCCGTCGATGCGCGAGCCGGTATCCAGAATGTTCCAGCGCACGATCTTGGCCTGGAGATTGTGGACCACTTCGCCAAGCGCTTCCTTGGAAACGTCGCCGGCCTCGATCTTGGCGGCAAATGCTTCCTTGACCTTGGTGTTGGCGGCGGCAACGGCGGCGTAGCGATCAGCCTTGTCGGTGATCTGGTAGGCAGCGCGGAGGTCGGCTTCGGCAATGCCGAGCACTTCCTGCTCGAGCGCGGAGAAATCGGGCGGCGTGAATTCGCGCGGTTCCTTGGCGGCCAGTTCTGCGAGCTGGATGATGGCTTCGATCACCTGTGCCGAGGCCTTGTGACCGAACATCACGGCGCCGAGCATGACTTCCTCGGAAAGCTCCTGGGCTTCCGATTCCACCATCAGGACGGCGTCCTGGGTGCCGGCCATGACGAGGTCGAGCTTGGAGTCAGCGCGACGATCGACGGGGAGGTTGAGGACGTATTCGCCATTGACGTAACCGACGCGGGCAGCGCCGATCGGGCCCATGAAGGGGACGCCCGAAATGGTCAGCGCAGCGGAAGCTGCGACCATGGCGAGCACGTCGGGATTGTTCTCCATGTCATGCTGGAGAACGGTAACGACGACCTGGGTCTCGTTGCGATAGCCATCGGGGAACAGCGGACGGATCGGACGGTCGATGAGGCGCGAGGTCAGCGTCTCGTTCTCGGTCGGACGGCCTTCGCGCTTGAAGTAGCCGCCCGGGATCTTGCCGGCGGCAAAATACTTTTCCTGGTAGTTGACGGTCAGCGGGAAGAAGTCCTGGCCGGGCTTGGCGGACTTGGCGCTGACGACGGTCGCCAGCAGCACGGTTTCGCCCAGGGTGGCGAGCACGGCGCCATCGGCCTGGCGGGCGATCTTGCCGGTCTCAAGGGTCAGCGGCTGGCCGCCCCAGTTGAGTTCGACCTTGTGGTGATCAAAATTGATCGACATGGAATTGTCTTTCCATTCTGCCGGCGGAGCGGGAACGCGGGGCTAGGCGACACCCACGAACTCAACCGGTGTGTCCGCACCCGCGCCGCACCCCATGTGCGCCCGCAGGCTCAAAATCAGACACTTGTTTCATCTTGGCGCGGACGAAACATGGACAAGACAACGAGCCTCTCCACGGCGGAAGAAGCCGATAATCCTGCCATGCTCCGGCACGGCCGGCCTAGGCGTGCCTTTCAAGGAAAGGCAAACGGCGCGGAAGCGAACTCCCGCGCCGGATATCGAATTAGCGGCGCAGGCCGAGCTTTTCGATCAGGGTCTTGTAGCGAGCGTCGTCGGCCTTCTTGAGGTAGTCGAGGAGGCGGCGGCGGGTCGAAACAAGCTTGAGCAGGCCGCGGCGGGAATGGTTATCCTTGCCGTGATCCTTGAAGTGCTCGGTGAGATTGGCAATACGTTCGGACAGGATCGCAACTTGGACTTCCGGCGAGCCGGTATCGTTAGCCTTGGTGGCGTATTCCTGGATCAGTTCATTCTTGCGTTCTGCAGTGATCGACATCGATCTATCCTTTCGAAAGGGAGGATGGGCCGCCCCAGCCGGGATGTCGTCCAGGTGGGGCCAAATGAAGCAGAAGCCCGGTCTCACGAGAAACCAGGCGCCGGCTGGCGTCGATATAGGTCAAAGCGCACCGGAATGCCAGACTTATCGCCCGATTATGGCTTTTCGTCGGGCCGCTCGGCAGCAAAGGCAGGATCCAGCGCCGAAAGGGGCACATGGAAGGTCCACTCGACCCCATCAGGATGGGCTTCGCGTTGCACCTGCGCACCCAGAGCTCCGCCAACCATGGTGCGAAGGACGATCGTGCCGAAGCCGGTGCGGCCGGTTTCGATCACCAGCGGACCCGCAACGCTCTCACGCCAGTTCAGCACGAGCTCATCGCCTTGAACATGCCAGGTCAAGGCCAACGTGCCGTCCGACACCGAGAAAGCACCGTGGCGGGTGGCATTGGTTGCCAATTCGTGCAGCGCCATGCCCAGGATCTGCGCGCCCTGCGGATTGATGCGGAGGTCCGGGCCTTCGACCCGGGCGCGGTTCTCATTCACGCCCGGCAGAAACGGCGCCAGCTGTAGCTCCACAAGGTCGCGCAGCATGACGCCTGCACGGCCATTGGCGAGCAGGAGATCGGTCGAGCGCGCCAGTCCCATGATGCGCTTTTCAAGCGCTGCGACATAGCTGCGCACATCGGTCGCGCCGCGGGCGGTCTGCTTGGCCATCGCATTGATGACCGCCATCTGGTTCTTGGAGCGATGCGCCAGTTCGCGCATCAGGAAGCGATTGTCGCGCTCAGCAGTCTTGCGCTGCTCGCTGGCCTCCGCCAGAGCCTTGGAAATCTCGGCGATCTCGGTGACCGGATATGTCCGCGGATAGATCATTTCACCCCGTCCCAACCGTGCAGCATCGAGCCGCAAGCCCTGGACGCTCTCCCCGATCCGGGTGGCGATCAGCGTGGCGACAAGTGCTGCCACCAGCGCGATGGCGATACCCCAGGCTCCCAGCTGCAGGATGGAGTCGCCCAATGGCTTTTGGATCCGGTCCGCTTCTGCCCAGGCGACGACGCGCCACCCTGTGAGATTGGAGCGCCATTCCGAGGTGACGACCTTTTCGCCGTTGAGTTCTTCGCTGACCCATTCCCCTGATGGCAGATCGATGCCCTGGCGCAATGACAGATTGGTGTTGGGCTCAAGACCGGTATCGGCGGTGGCGACGATCACATTGTTTCGCGCATCCACCAGCGCGGCATGCCAGCCGCCGGGCAATTGCCGCGATTGCAGCGCCGGGAGCAGGTCCTGGGTGTTTTGCGTCAGCGCCAGGAGCCTGACCGCGGGATTGTTTTCGATCGGCAGCCAGACGTTGAACACCGTTGTCTGCGCCGTGCGGCCAAAGAAGACGCCGGAAATGGTGGGAAGTTTTCGGGTGACCGCCTTGGCTGCCGTTTCAGGATCGGAGGTTTGCCCATCGGTTTGCCCGAAAGGGACGCGGGTATTGAGAAGCTGCCTCAGATCGGCATCCACGGCAATCAAGTGGGCGCCAGTGCCGATAAGCGCCATCTCACCCCGCCGATGCAGCTCGGCCAGATTGCCCGCGTCGAGTGCACTCGTTGTCGACAGAACGCGCAGCGTCGTCACCATGCCCGAGACTTCGCGGTCCACAGTCTGCCCGATGGCCTGCACCGTGGCATTGGTCAGCGCCTGAACCACGTCTTCCTGAGCATCATTGGTGCGGTTGATCAGCACCAGCGCCACGATAAGCGACGGGATCAGGATAACAAGGATCAGCGCGAACAGATAAAGCGCCAGCGGCCGGACGAAAGCATGCTTCGGCCGCTGCGAAGCGCCGTTACCAACCCCGTCGGGGACGGTAGTCTGCGCCATGCTTGCCTCCGGGAATAATCCGCCCAACCCGAAAGCAGGCGGCACTCAACGTCAATACTTGGTGACCGGGTCGCTGGCCGGGAAAGTCTCGTCCACGGACTCGTCGTGCTTGTCCCACTTGTTTGGCTTGTCGGCCATGTCCTCGGTGCCGGCATTGCGCACCTGCTGCGGCGCGTCCTTGGGCCCGGGCTTCTTGCCATTCTTCATGGCTGCGGCGTCGTCGGTCTGCTTGTTCTGGTCGGTCATAGCGGGGTCCTCTCGCCTCTACAACACACCACCCCCTTTGCGGTTGCAGCTTATGGCATCGTGCCGCGGCCTCTGGTAAACAGCGCCGCATGGAACACGAGCAGACCCTGAGCCCAACGCCGCAAAAGCGGGTGTTTATCAAGACCTATGGCTGTCAGATGAACGTCTATGACAGCGATCGCATGGCCGATGCCCTTGCCCCGCATGGCTATGCGCCGACCGGCGACATCGCCCAGGCCGACCTTGTGTTGCTCAATACCTGCCACATCCGCGAAAAGGCTTCGGAAAAGGTTTTTTCCGAGCTGGGACGCCTCAAGGAGCTGCAGGGCGAGCGCCGGGCACTGGGTGGCGACATGATGATCGGCGTTGCCGGCTGTGTTGCGCAGGCCGAAGGAGAAGAGATCGCGCGGCGCGCGCCAGTGGTTGACCTTGTCTTTGGGCCGCAGGCCTATCATCGATTGCCGGACATGCTCCAGCGGGCCGAGGGCCAGCGGCATCTGCATCCGGCGCTCAAGCGCGCGGTAGTCGACACCGACTTTCCCGAAGAAGACAAGTTCGCCCATCTTCCGGCGGCGAAAAAAGACGTGACCGTCGCGCGTGGACTCACGGCATTCCTGACCGTCCAGGAAGGCTGCGACAAGTTCTGCTCGTTCTGCGTCGTCCCCTATACCCGCGGCGCCGAGGTTTCGCGGCCCGTGCATCAGGTGCTCGACGAGGCACGGCGGCTGGTAGAGGCCGGCGTCAAGGAAATCACGCTGCTGGGCCAG includes:
- a CDS encoding alpha/beta hydrolase, which gives rise to MSWRNKEMVMATILFIHSAGAQGLGEGSSRFLANLRATMPAGWTLLAPPMPEPDAPSAAPWIAATAEALASVEGEFVTLGHSLGGSTLLQALARHGNPPGLLGVVLLAVPFWSAADWNVAEFALDRGDIQNLANVGRVILLQGSADEVVPADHAQHHADILPRVEIQSLQGADHEAADAAAAVLQAVHDLVSAKL
- a CDS encoding sensor histidine kinase codes for the protein MAQTTVPDGVGNGASQRPKHAFVRPLALYLFALILVILIPSLIVALVLINRTNDAQEDVVQALTNATVQAIGQTVDREVSGMVTTLRVLSTTSALDAGNLAELHRRGEMALIGTGAHLIAVDADLRQLLNTRVPFGQTDGQTSDPETAAKAVTRKLPTISGVFFGRTAQTTVFNVWLPIENNPAVRLLALTQNTQDLLPALQSRQLPGGWHAALVDARNNVIVATADTGLEPNTNLSLRQGIDLPSGEWVSEELNGEKVVTSEWRSNLTGWRVVAWAEADRIQKPLGDSILQLGAWGIAIALVAALVATLIATRIGESVQGLRLDAARLGRGEMIYPRTYPVTEIAEISKALAEASEQRKTAERDNRFLMRELAHRSKNQMAVINAMAKQTARGATDVRSYVAALEKRIMGLARSTDLLLANGRAGVMLRDLVELQLAPFLPGVNENRARVEGPDLRINPQGAQILGMALHELATNATRHGAFSVSDGTLALTWHVQGDELVLNWRESVAGPLVIETGRTGFGTIVLRTMVGGALGAQVQREAHPDGVEWTFHVPLSALDPAFAAERPDEKP
- a CDS encoding DUF4189 domain-containing protein; translation: MIRLLTLVALCLMTSFPALAAEYGAIAYSPETQAIGYSRNYSSKVDAQDVAMANCEEYAYDCRIAIDFQNACGALAVGRHGGWGTGWSAGRAEAQTRALNSCSRYDGGCTVRRWVCSK
- the rpsO gene encoding 30S ribosomal protein S15, which encodes MSITAERKNELIQEYATKANDTGSPEVQVAILSERIANLTEHFKDHGKDNHSRRGLLKLVSTRRRLLDYLKKADDARYKTLIEKLGLRR
- the pnp gene encoding polyribonucleotide nucleotidyltransferase, with the translated sequence MSINFDHHKVELNWGGQPLTLETGKIARQADGAVLATLGETVLLATVVSAKSAKPGQDFFPLTVNYQEKYFAAGKIPGGYFKREGRPTENETLTSRLIDRPIRPLFPDGYRNETQVVVTVLQHDMENNPDVLAMVAASAALTISGVPFMGPIGAARVGYVNGEYVLNLPVDRRADSKLDLVMAGTQDAVLMVESEAQELSEEVMLGAVMFGHKASAQVIEAIIQLAELAAKEPREFTPPDFSALEQEVLGIAEADLRAAYQITDKADRYAAVAAANTKVKEAFAAKIEAGDVSKEALGEVVHNLQAKIVRWNILDTGSRIDGRDLSTVRPILAEVGVLPRTHGSAIFTRGETQALVVATLGTADDEQFIDSLEGTYKQNFLLHYNFPPYSVGEAGRMGSPGRREIGHGKLAWRAINPIRPSMEEFPYTVRVVSEITESNGSSSMATVCGTSLALMDAGVPMKRPVAGIAMGLILEGEKFAVLSDILGDEDHLGDMDFKVAGTEEGVTSLQMDIKIAGITEEIMKIALEQAKGGRIHILGEMAKALSASRGEVGEFAPRIETLKIPTDKIREVIGTGGKVIREIVEKTGAKINIEDDGTVKVSSSDGSQIEAAIKWIRSITDEAEVGAIYQGTVVKTADFGAFVNFFGAKDGLVHISQLADQRVAKTTDVVKEGDKVWVKLLGFDERGKVRLSMKVVDQATGKEITKEEAAAE
- a CDS encoding L,D-transpeptidase → MISRRLFLLGASATVLSACTTTRQPVVQEPTIDPYYQAMYGTLTNEPYIVEAMDLRRVDPKWWRQEVEYFTSERPGTLVVDTPAHYLYLVMENNRALRYGVGVGKDEALVFRGDATIGRKAAWPRWTPTQSMIRREPDRYGPYAGGMEPGPTNPLGPRALYLYKNGNDTLFRIHGTTEPYTIGTNVSSGCIRLMNQDIIDLYARVPVGARVTVIN